Sequence from the Mycoplasma cottewii genome:
GAAATCATACATTTTTTTACCTCTTAAAGTAACTTTAGTTCCAATTGGCATTCCTTCTCTTAATTTGAATACCGCTAATGATTTTTTAGCTTTTGTAATTAATGGTTTTTGACCAGATAATTTTTCTAATTCAGATACTGCTGCATCTAATTTTTTAGTATCAGTTGTAGCATCTCCGATTCCCATATTTATAACGATTTTTTCGATTTTTGGCACTTGCATTACTGATTTGTAGTTTAATTCTTTAAATAATTCAGGAACGATTTGTTCTTTGTATTTGATTTCTAATCTTGATTTCATAACTTATCTATTCCCTTCTAATTATTTAGCACTTTTAATTTGTGTTTTTGATTTTTTAGCAACACGAATTTTTTTACCATCAGTAATTTCAAATCCAACTCTTGTAGTAGCTTCTTTGTTTTTTGGATCTTGTAATGCTACGTTTGAAATATGGATTTTTGCTGGAATTTCTCTGATTCCACCTTCAGTATCTTGGTTTGAAGGTTTAACGTGTTTTTTAACGTTAATTCCTTGAACTGATACTCATTGTTTATCTTTTGATAATGAGATGATTGGTCCTAATTCACCTTTATGTGAACCAGCGATTACTTTAACCACGTCACCTTTTAAGATTTTTGATTTTGCCATTTGCTGGTTCCTCCTATAATACTTCTGGAGCTAGAGATGCAATTTTTGCAAATCCTGCTTCTTTAATTTCACGTGCGATTGGACCGAAAATACGAGTTCCACGTGGTGATTTATCATCTTTTACTAATACTGCTGCGTTTTCAGAAAATTTGATGTATGTTCCATCTTCTCTTCTTAATTCACGAGTAGTTCTAACAATAACAGCTTTAACAACTTGACCTTTTTTAACAACTGCACCTGGAGCTGCAGAAATAACTGAACAAACAATAATGTCACCAATACCTGAGAATTTTCTAACTGAACCACCTAAGTTACGAATAACACGAACTTCTTTAGCACCTGAGTTATCTGCTACTTTTAATTTAGATAATGTTTGAATCATATAATTTTATCTCCTATTATAAAGTTGCTTTTTCAATAACTTTAACTAATCTAAAGTTTTTAGTTTTTGATAAAGGACGTGTTTCCATGATTTCAACTTTGTCACCCATTTGAGCGATTTGTTGTTCATCGTGTGCTTTGTATTTTTTAGAATATTTAACACGTTTTTTGTAAATTGGGTGGTTTTTGTAAGTTTCAACTAACACAGTAATAGTTTTGTCCATTTTGTCAGAAACAACTTTACCGATTAATGTTCTTCTACTATTTCTTTGCATCGTCTTCGTTCTCCTTTGTTACTTTTTTTCTAGGACTTGGTTTTTTTTCTTCTTTTTTTTCTTCAGCTTTAACTTCAGCGTTTTCTTCTTGACCTGCAGCCATAGCTTCAGCCATAGCTTGTTGCATGTCGTTTTCTTCTACTTCAGTTCCAAATTGTTGATTGTATTGTTCTTCGATCATTTTTCTTTGTTTTGCTCTAACTTCTTTTCCTGCTTTTTCAGCTTCAGCAACTGCTGCGTTGTAGTCAGCTTTGATAACTTTATTAGTGTTTTCTCCGCTTAAACGTCTTTCAGCTAAAGTTAATTCAATTCTTGCAATTTCTTTTTTAATTTCTTTAATACGGTGAGTTTGTTCTAAACTTCCAACTGCTGCTTGGAATTTTAAAGCAAATAGTTCAGCTCTTTTAGATTCACCAGCTTTGATTAATTCATCAACTGATAAGTTTCTAATATCTGTCATTTTTGATTTAGCCATTAATTTTCACCTCTTTTAACAAATTTACAACGAATTGGAAGTTTGTGAGCAGCTAATCTTAAAGCTTCTCTTGCAACTTCTTCACTAACTTGAGCAACTTCGAACATAACTGTTCCTTTTTTAACAACTGCTACTCATTTTTCTGGGTTCCCTTTTCCTGATCCCATACGTACTTCTGCAGGTTTTTTAGACATTGACATATGTGGGAAAATTCTCATTCAAATTTTTCCATCACGTCTCATGTAACGAGTCATAGCAATACGTGCTGCTTCGATTTGGTGGTTGTCAATTCAAGCACCATCTAAAGCCATTAATCCAAATTCACCAAAGTTAATTTCTTTAGCTCCTTTAGCTTTTCCTTCATAACTAACTCTGTGAGGTTTACGATATTTAGTTCTTTTTGGCATTAACATAATTATCTTTTTCCTCCTTTGTTAGCTTTTGGTTTTTCCATAACTGATGAAGGTTTATTAGAATTTTTCATGTTTCCTAAAACTTCACCGTGGTTGATTCAAACTTTAACTCCGATTTGTCCATAAGTAGTTGGAGCTTCATATAAAGCATAATCAACATTAGCTCTTAAAGTTGATAGAGGAACTGAACCTTCTAAGTAACCTTCAGTACGAGCCATTTCAACTCCACCTAAACGTCCACTTACAGCAGTTTTAATTCCTTTAACTCCTGCTTTTAATGCTTTTCTGATTGCTAATTTTTGAACTGTTCTGAATGAAGCACGGTTTGTGATTTGTTCTCCAATTCATCTAGCAACTAAAGTTGCATCAGCATCAGGATTTGAAATTTCAACAACTTTAACATTAACTTTTAAGTTTTTGTTTTTAACTGTTTTTTTAACAGTTAAAGCGATATTTTCAACATTTTTACCTTCTTGACCTAAAACGATAGCTGGACGAGCAGTTTTAATGATTAAAGTTAAATCTTTAGTAGTTCTTTCGATATCAATTTTTGATACAGCAGCATCTTTTAATAATTTGAATACAGCGTTACGAATTTTAATATCTTGATCTAATCATTTAACGTATTGAGTTTTTTCAGCATATCATCTGTTTTCTCAATCTCTAACAATTCCTAAACGTAAAACATTTGGTGATACTTTTTGTCCCATTTTCTACTTGTCCTTTCTATCTTTCGTCACTTACCACGATTACGATGTGGCTAGTTCTTTTTAAAATTTCATATGCTCTACCGTGAGCTCTTGGTCTAAAACGTTTTAATGTTGGTCCTTCGTTAACAAAGATTGTTTTAACGAATAATTTGTCAGCATCCATACCATTGTTGTTAACAGCATTAGCGATAGCTGAGTTTAGTAATTTTAATACAGGTTCAACTGCATCTTTGTTTGTGTTTTGTAGAATTGCGATTGCATTTGCTACAGGTTTGTTTCTGATTGTATCTGCTACTAATCTAACTTTTCTAGGAGAGATACGAATCATAGATAATTTTGCTTTTGCTTCCATATTAATTCTTATCCCTTCCTATTATTTTTTCTTACCTTTTTTCTTATCGTCACCATGTCCACCGAATTTACGAGTTGGAGAAAATTCACCTAATTTGTTTCCAACCATATCTTCAGTAACATAAACTGGGATAAATTCTTTTCCGTTATAAACACCGAATGTTTTACCGATGAATTCAGGGAAAATAGTTGATCTACGTGATCAAGTTTTGATTACTTCTCCATCTTTAGATGATTCAGCTTTTTTGAATAAGCTTTCATCAACGAATGGTCCTTTTTTCAATGATCTTGCCATATTATTTATTCTCCCTTTCTATTATTTTTTATTACGTCTTCTTACAATTAGTTTTTCTGAAGCTTTTCTTGTGTTTCTTGTTTTTACTCCTAATGCAGGTTTTCCTCATGGAGTCACTGGAGATTTACGTCCAATTGGAGTACGTCCTTCTCCCCCTCCGTGTGGGTGGTCGTTAGGGTTCATTACAGATCCACGAACAGTTGGACGAATTCCTCTTCAACGGTTACGTCCTGCTTTTCCTCAGTTAACTAAATTGTATTCTTCGTTTCCTACTTCACCGATTGTTGCGTAACATTCAGCTAAAACTTTTCTAACTTCTCCAGATGATAAACGTAAAGTTACATATTTACCGTCATCATCTTTACCTAAGATTTGAACTGATGAACCAGCACTTCTTGCCATTTGTCCACCTTTTCCTGGTTTTAATTCAACGTTGTGAATTAAAGTACCTTCAGGAATGTTTTTTAATGGTGCTGCATTACCAACTTTAATATCAGCGTTTTCTGATGCAACAATTTTCATTCCTACTTGCATTCCTTTAGCAAATAATACGTAACGTTTTTCTCCGTCTAAGTAGTTTACTAAACAGATGAATGCATTTCTGTTTGGATCGTATTCGATTGATGCTATTGTTCCAACAACATCTCTTTTATTTCTTTTGAAATCAATAACACGGTATTTTTGTTTGTGTCCCCCACCTTTATGGCGAGTAGTAATTAAACCACGGTTATTTCTTCCGGCTTTAGAACTTTTTGAAACAACTAATGATTTTTCAGGTGTATCTGTTGTAAGAATTTTTGAATAATCAATTGTAGTCATATTTCTACGACCATTAGTTGTTGATTTATATTTCTTAATTGCCATGATTTTCCCTTTCTATTTAATGCGCTTACAATAATTTATCCGGGTAGATCTATCTATAAGTCGCTTATTCCGCTAAGTCGTTTAAGACTTCTAATTGTTCACCAGCTTTTAAAGTGATGATTGCTTTTTTGAATGAATTTGTTTTTCCAACAAATCTTCCCACTCTTTTTTCTTTTCCGTCATAGTTCATAGTTCTAACTGATGCTACTTTAACTTCAAAGATTTCTTCAAAAGTTTTTTTAATTTGAACTTTGTTAGCTTTTTTATCTACTAAGAATGTATACACACCATTTTGGTGTCCCATGTATGACTTTTCTGTTAACACAGGTTTTTTAATAACTTCTGTTAAGTGCATTATGCGTATACCCCCTCAACCGCTAAAACAGCTTCTTCTGTAATTAATAATTTAGTTGCATTTAGTAAGTCGAATACATTTAATTGGTTAGCAGCTAATGTTTTAACTTTACTAATGTTGTTTGCTGATTTTAATACTAACTCATCTTTTTCTTTAGTAACGATTAGTGTTTTTTGATCATCAATTTTTAAATCTTTCATTACTTCAACCATACCTTTTGTAGATGGTTTTGCAAATTCAAATTTGTCAACGATTACAAGATTGTTTTCTTTAGCTTTTAATGATAATGCTGATCTAAATGCTAAAGCTCTAACTTTTTTGTTAACACTTTTTGTGTAATTAATATCAGGTGTTGGACCAAAGACAACTCCCCCACCTCTTCATTGAGGTGCTCTAATAGATCCTTGACGAGCACGTCCAGTACCTTTTTGTTTTCAAGGTTTACGTCCTCCTCCAGAAACTTCAGCACGGGTTTTAACTTTTCTAGTTCCTTGTCTTAAAGCAGCTTGTTGAGCAACAACAGTGTCATAAATAGCTTGTTGGTGAGGTTCGATTCCTCATACGTTATCATTTAAAGTAATTTCTTTAACTTCATTACCTTTAATATTTAAAACTTGTATTTTCATCTGTTACCTCTCTAATTAAGCTTCTGTTGATTCTGATTCAACTTTTGCGTTTCTATTTAATAATTCTGCTGCTTGTTTGCTTTGTAGTCCTTTAACATTTTGTTTAATTTGAACAAATCCTTTTTTAGGTCCTGGAATTGATCCTTTAATTAACATTAAGTTGTTTACTGAATCAATTGCAATGATTTCTAAGTTTTGGATAGTTCTTTTTGCATGTCCCATGTGACCTGCCATTTTTTTAGATTTAAAGATACGGTTAATGATTGCTCCCATTGAACCTATTCCACGGTGGTATCCTGATCCGTGTGCCATTGGTCCACGTGAGTAATTATGTCTTTTAATTCCCCCGGCAAATCCTTTACCTTTAGTAATTCCTGTAACATCAACGTATTCACCAGAAACGAATACATCACTAGCATTAATAACTTGACCTAGTTCATATCCAGTCATGTTTCTGATTTCTTTTACGAAGCGCTTAGGAGCTGAATTAGATTTTTTGAAGTGTCCTAATTCAGGTTTATTTACTAAGTTAACTCTTTTATCAACAGTTCCTAATTGAACAGCTGTATATCCGTCAGTTTCTTGTGTTTTAACTTGTAAAACTGTGTTTGGTTGAACTTCAACTACTGTAACTGGTACTAATTGTCCTGCTTCAGTAAATACTTGAGTCATTTCCAATTTACGTCCTAAGATTCCTTTCATTGTTTTCCTCCTAATTGATAATCATGTATATTCGGGCAAATTTTATATTTTGTATTTTCTAATGAATTTAAGAAGATTATTATAATTTAATTTCGATATCTACACCGCTAGGTAATTGAACTCTTTTTAGAACATCCATTGTAGCTGGTGTTGGGTTTAAAATTTCTAATAATCTTTTGTGTGTTCTCATTTCAAATTGTTCTCTTGAGTATTTGTAAACGTGAACAGATCTTAAAATAGTAATAATTTGTTTTTCTGTTGGTAATGGGATTGGTCCACGAACTTTAGCACCAGTACCTTCAGCAGCTTGAATTATTTTAGCGATGCTTTGATCAACAATAGCGTGATCATAGCCTTTTAATTTAATTCTCATTTTTTGTTCTGCCATGCTAACCTCCTGTTTTATCATTTTATCAACAACACTTACCAGTGTGTTGTAATAGAGCACACAAAATATACATGCAATTTATATTCTACACTAGTTTATATAAAAATACTATACCTATTTTCCATTATTTTCTAAAAGGTAAAAAGTTATCTCCTACGTTTCCCACTTTAAGCATAAAATAACAGTTTAAACTTATAAACCCAAATTTATAAGCCGACTGTTATTTTTTTAAAATTTCTAAAATAGTATGATAAGTATCTCAACTTTCTTTTAACTCATCATTAAACACTTGTATTGTTTCTGTTTTTTGTTTGTTTACAAATACCTCAATTTCTTTAACATCTTTAATAACGTTAATCATTTTATGTTCAGTAATTCTATCTTTACCTTGCAATTCTAATCTAGAATTTAAAAGATAAATTACATAATTTAAAAACACTAAAGATACAAAACATAGACATATATATCCAACAATATGATTTCATGTTGATAAATACATCGGACGAAGTGACAATTTACCTTTTAATGTTTTAAAATTAGATTCAATTTGTCACTGTTTTGAATATAAGTTCACAATATCAACTACAGCTAAATCAGTTCTATTTGTTTCATAAACATAATATCCATCGTATTTTTCATCTTCTTGTATTTTGGCTAAATCCAATTCATAAAAGCACCTTTATTTATAGGTTTGAAAAACTTATATTTTTTTGAACCAGCTAAATTTTCATAAGAAACTAGATTATCTTTGTTCATTTTTTTGACAAAATTTTGAACTAAGATATCTCTATCATTTTTGTCTTTTATTGCACGTTTTTTACTATAAGTTATTATCTGTTTTCTGAAATGACCGTTTGGTCGTTTTTTATTGTAAAAAGAAGCTATATCACGAACTTTGTATTTAAAAGTTCCATCTGTTATATAATCTTTTTCATCTAAAACGTACTCTTTAAATTGTTTGCTACCAGATTTCATTCTATAAGAGATTATGTAGTTTCAATTTTTAGATTCTAAGAATCTAATATTTTTGTTAATGCTCATACCTTTATCAGCGATGATAGTTACTGTGTTTATTTCATAAAGGTTGGCAATTTCTAACATAAAAGGGATAAATGTATTTGAATCAGCACTATTTCCAGGAAAAACTTTGTAATGTAATGGAATTCCATTTTCATCAGTTGCCATTCCTATTACAATTTGATCTTCTTTGAATTTTCCATCTTTTGAATAACCAGGTTTTTTAAAACCTTCTCTTGAGAATGTTTCAAAATATGCGGTTGTCGCATCAAATCACAATACATCAATTTTTCTGTTTGTGTTATCACAAATTTTCTTGTTTAAGTTTTTTAAAATCTCATCTTTGTTTTTTGCAATGTAATCTAATGATCTATAAAATGAATTTTTTGAGTGAGTGTCAATTCTTTCTTTTTTTATTGTTTTGTAAGTGTTAAATACGCTAATTGGATTTTTAATTCTTTGATAAATTAACTGCATAATAACATCTTTTAGTGTTGTTGATCTTGTAGTAGTGCAATTATCGAAAATATCGAAATAATCAAAGAGTTTTTCAATAATCTCGTAACCTTTATACCTTTCTATAACCTCTTTTTTAAACGATTTTTTCTCTTTGAAAATTTCATCTAACTTTGTCTTAGCTTGTTCTTTTGTTCAAGATAGTGGGAAGTTTGCAATAACTGCTTTAATCACAGTTAGTGGATCATCATGATATTCTTTCAATTCATGTAAATAACCATAACCAAATCTGAATTCATACCCCTTGTTATCTCTTCTTGGTACCCTGATTGATAAATATTCACCCTTTTTAACCCTTGCTATTGATGTTCTTCATTGTCTTTTTGTATCTTTTCTTGACTTTTTCATATTTGTATTATATCATATTTAAGCATAAAAGTATAGATATTTATATTTTTTTATAAAAAAATATAGCTACTAAAAACGCACTGTTTTTGTAGCTAAGTGGGAAACGTAGGAAAATACTATACCTATTTTCCATTATTTTCTAAAAGGTAAAAAGTTATCTAAAACAAAGTAAATAAAATAAAAAAATAGTCTAAAAAGACTATCTTTTACCTGCAACTATTTTTGTAAATTTATTAACTAAATAATTATCAACTTTACCGTTATATGTGTAAGCTAGTTTTTCATTACCGTTTAGTTTGAATTTATCTTCTTGAGAAGTTATTGGAAGATATAGATTTTTAGATTCTCAGTAGAACCCTTTGTCTTCACCTTCACTATTTGTGATTTCTTCATCAACAATAACTAATGGAGAAGCTTGACCTACATATTCAGAAACAGCAAGAGCATTTTCATATATAAAGTTAATAAATTTGTATGATAAATCTAAGTTTCTGCACTCTGTTGAAATAACCATACTATCAGAATATATATTTGTTGTTTCGTATCTTATTTCTGTTTTACCTTCAATAGTAACTTCGTGTTTTTTATTTGGTCTTCCAAAGATATATCCTTTTGTTCCACCAATTGGATCACCTTCTTCATCTCTTAGAGTGTTAGCAGTAGCAGCATCTCCATTATACATGAATGCAAA
This genomic interval carries:
- the rplE gene encoding 50S ribosomal protein L5, with the translated sequence MKSRLEIKYKEQIVPELFKELNYKSVMQVPKIEKIVINMGIGDATTDTKKLDAAVSELEKLSGQKPLITKAKKSLAVFKLREGMPIGTKVTLRGKKMYDFLDRLINVALPRVRDFRGVSRNSFDGFGNYTTGIKEQIIFPEIDYDKVQRLRGMDITIVTSAKTNKEAFALLEKMGMPFEK
- the rplX gene encoding 50S ribosomal protein L24, whose translation is MAKSKILKGDVVKVIAGSHKGELGPIISLSKDKQWVSVQGINVKKHVKPSNQDTEGGIREIPAKIHISNVALQDPKNKEATTRVGFEITDGKKIRVAKKSKTQIKSAK
- the rplN gene encoding 50S ribosomal protein L14 encodes the protein MIQTLSKLKVADNSGAKEVRVIRNLGGSVRKFSGIGDIIVCSVISAAPGAVVKKGQVVKAVIVRTTRELRREDGTYIKFSENAAVLVKDDKSPRGTRIFGPIAREIKEAGFAKIASLAPEVL
- the rpsQ gene encoding 30S ribosomal protein S17 — translated: MQRNSRRTLIGKVVSDKMDKTITVLVETYKNHPIYKKRVKYSKKYKAHDEQQIAQMGDKVEIMETRPLSKTKNFRLVKVIEKATL
- the rpmC gene encoding 50S ribosomal protein L29; the encoded protein is MAKSKMTDIRNLSVDELIKAGESKRAELFALKFQAAVGSLEQTHRIKEIKKEIARIELTLAERRLSGENTNKVIKADYNAAVAEAEKAGKEVRAKQRKMIEEQYNQQFGTEVEENDMQQAMAEAMAAGQEENAEVKAEEKKEEKKPSPRKKVTKENEDDAKK
- the rplP gene encoding 50S ribosomal protein L16, with protein sequence MLMPKRTKYRKPHRVSYEGKAKGAKEINFGEFGLMALDGAWIDNHQIEAARIAMTRYMRRDGKIWMRIFPHMSMSKKPAEVRMGSGKGNPEKWVAVVKKGTVMFEVAQVSEEVAREALRLAAHKLPIRCKFVKRGEN
- the rpsC gene encoding 30S ribosomal protein S3; its protein translation is MGQKVSPNVLRLGIVRDWENRWYAEKTQYVKWLDQDIKIRNAVFKLLKDAAVSKIDIERTTKDLTLIIKTARPAIVLGQEGKNVENIALTVKKTVKNKNLKVNVKVVEISNPDADATLVARWIGEQITNRASFRTVQKLAIRKALKAGVKGIKTAVSGRLGGVEMARTEGYLEGSVPLSTLRANVDYALYEAPTTYGQIGVKVWINHGEVLGNMKNSNKPSSVMEKPKANKGGKR
- the rplV gene encoding 50S ribosomal protein L22 codes for the protein MEAKAKLSMIRISPRKVRLVADTIRNKPVANAIAILQNTNKDAVEPVLKLLNSAIANAVNNNGMDADKLFVKTIFVNEGPTLKRFRPRAHGRAYEILKRTSHIVIVVSDER
- the rpsS gene encoding 30S ribosomal protein S19, encoding MARSLKKGPFVDESLFKKAESSKDGEVIKTWSRRSTIFPEFIGKTFGVYNGKEFIPVYVTEDMVGNKLGEFSPTRKFGGHGDDKKKGKKK
- the rplB gene encoding 50S ribosomal protein L2 — encoded protein: MAIKKYKSTTNGRRNMTTIDYSKILTTDTPEKSLVVSKSSKAGRNNRGLITTRHKGGGHKQKYRVIDFKRNKRDVVGTIASIEYDPNRNAFICLVNYLDGEKRYVLFAKGMQVGMKIVASENADIKVGNAAPLKNIPEGTLIHNVELKPGKGGQMARSAGSSVQILGKDDDGKYVTLRLSSGEVRKVLAECYATIGEVGNEEYNLVNWGKAGRNRWRGIRPTVRGSVMNPNDHPHGGGEGRTPIGRKSPVTPWGKPALGVKTRNTRKASEKLIVRRRNKK
- the rplW gene encoding 50S ribosomal protein L23, producing the protein MHLTEVIKKPVLTEKSYMGHQNGVYTFLVDKKANKVQIKKTFEEIFEVKVASVRTMNYDGKEKRVGRFVGKTNSFKKAIITLKAGEQLEVLNDLAE
- the rplD gene encoding 50S ribosomal protein L4: MKIQVLNIKGNEVKEITLNDNVWGIEPHQQAIYDTVVAQQAALRQGTRKVKTRAEVSGGGRKPWKQKGTGRARQGSIRAPQWRGGGVVFGPTPDINYTKSVNKKVRALAFRSALSLKAKENNLVIVDKFEFAKPSTKGMVEVMKDLKIDDQKTLIVTKEKDELVLKSANNISKVKTLAANQLNVFDLLNATKLLITEEAVLAVEGVYA
- the rplC gene encoding 50S ribosomal protein L3, with product MKGILGRKLEMTQVFTEAGQLVPVTVVEVQPNTVLQVKTQETDGYTAVQLGTVDKRVNLVNKPELGHFKKSNSAPKRFVKEIRNMTGYELGQVINASDVFVSGEYVDVTGITKGKGFAGGIKRHNYSRGPMAHGSGYHRGIGSMGAIINRIFKSKKMAGHMGHAKRTIQNLEIIAIDSVNNLMLIKGSIPGPKKGFVQIKQNVKGLQSKQAAELLNRNAKVESESTEA
- the rpsJ gene encoding 30S ribosomal protein S10; the encoded protein is MAEQKMRIKLKGYDHAIVDQSIAKIIQAAEGTGAKVRGPIPLPTEKQIITILRSVHVYKYSREQFEMRTHKRLLEILNPTPATMDVLKRVQLPSGVDIEIKL